A single genomic interval of Stieleria maiorica harbors:
- the cas3g gene encoding type I-G CRISPR-associated helicase/endonuclease Cas3g, whose translation MNFDPLTPDDFTDFFQAIHGYSPYRWQRQLVETIDQTGWPDQLAFPTGSGKTSVLDIALFSLALQSDREHLQRTTATRIFFVVDRRIVVDAAARLAGQLASEINPDHSEPVVRNVAVRLQSLSMRDGRIGQPGESIVATHMLRGGFYRTNAWAGSATQPTIVSATVDQVGSRLLFRGYGISPAARSLQAGLIGSDSLIVIDEAHISRAFAECARSVAEYQRREQLRCPAPITRPLKVVELSATMAPQPSMSANVLDEPPTIPPSRKLERIEFDLEAERQANPTSPAVKRYEVAKPISVSVAEKAKGKRWSDGLVKDLDKRVRNHLTDQANSVAVVVNRVKTAIDLFQQLRSGKQSVDADVELMIGRMRPHDRDRIAERLRLRLEPCLEGASGEKPIVVIATQCLEVGADLDFQRMISEAASLDALRQRFGRLNRSAQQANSRGEVVVRADQQIDSSKLDDIAGSKSQANDPVYGDSLSRTFDWLQTIASDDEIDFGSRAMDRHFADWIDRNAADGHAEQTSRLLAGTAEQAILLPAHVKMLVQTTVDPGVHPDPDVSLFLHGMIDRPADVNVCWRSDLFRLESSPAAKGEKDEERFKAVTLDDRDLVAAVTQCPPTSPECMTMPIKAVTRWMRGQSGVDENLADTASLMEHDDEVESSRDLVGVIYRGPDESVACRNPRDLRPGDTLVLPTTVGGWNDLGFLPTETSIDTLDPDELSLQQVECLIGVDVADESSLLARWKFQLRLMPALRAFEKSLPDWLSKIDRGDERSVPADWLGALIAKRIDLCDASFQQLLRKISFGENDPVMLDGPGTYRLRIRDGNTGFLIQGQERLTSAQAHSIGAGDGEHREIEWVETPECNRAVSLVDHSTAVSERASSIANAVGLPEKLQATMGRFGWLHDLGKGDARFQTMLSGLPGRIGWLRGKPLAKSGRIDESAAVRRRIREQANLPRGFRHERTSVLVAEGLGIESDPLALYLVAAHHGHARPWYPPVDDPLPPAVTKDAIEGLELVPTVDSSIEDFAGDLRIADRFWQTQESFGYWGSAWLETIARLADQQVSREEAMNANTSTAPGSSRPTNAIQSSNDPTALHEIPLEGLDGGNTLAYLAALGALVLVNQACRKSGIDQPRMSWSVRDAAYRPSLWLPAQQATEDWIIDALEQVLDETFTGPRRWLDSGYQKGQSEWPKGSGKVNPNPAWMRLVAEATRRHFIASPDVDSFECDWVSAIGSEASQRRSSKVREIDYSHLYLTRGSGHQRMFEIARAIREQTESSHLREALFETWSYTDLGRGLSLRFDAAEDRPYAMRWLNPSSDPIQTVRGANALAFEALVCFPTAVVRHELMTTGFHRIRRKGTHWYWPMWRYPITLGVVGSLLQIDLRRISTALNSTSHHDATASFVDRCGIEAIYQAERKVNDKFFNFAPSVALR comes from the coding sequence ATGAATTTTGATCCACTGACACCTGACGACTTTACCGACTTCTTTCAGGCGATTCACGGCTATTCGCCATACCGCTGGCAACGTCAGCTCGTCGAGACGATCGATCAAACGGGATGGCCCGATCAATTGGCGTTTCCCACAGGCAGCGGCAAAACGTCCGTGCTGGACATCGCCTTGTTTTCGCTGGCATTGCAATCTGATCGCGAACACCTCCAGCGGACGACCGCAACGCGCATCTTTTTCGTTGTCGATCGTCGGATTGTCGTCGACGCTGCGGCACGATTGGCCGGCCAGTTGGCCTCCGAAATCAACCCGGATCATTCCGAGCCAGTCGTGCGAAACGTAGCAGTTCGCTTGCAATCGCTGTCGATGCGGGACGGCCGAATCGGCCAACCCGGTGAGAGCATCGTTGCAACCCATATGTTGCGGGGCGGATTTTATCGCACCAACGCGTGGGCCGGTTCGGCAACTCAACCGACGATCGTCAGCGCCACGGTCGATCAAGTCGGATCACGATTGTTGTTTCGCGGCTACGGGATCAGCCCGGCGGCGCGATCGTTGCAAGCCGGTTTGATCGGTAGCGACAGCCTGATCGTGATCGATGAAGCCCACATCAGTCGCGCGTTTGCCGAATGCGCCCGCTCAGTTGCCGAGTACCAGCGCCGCGAACAATTGCGTTGCCCCGCCCCGATCACCCGACCGCTGAAAGTCGTCGAATTGTCGGCCACGATGGCGCCGCAACCGAGCATGAGTGCCAACGTTTTGGACGAACCACCAACGATCCCGCCTTCCCGCAAGCTGGAGCGTATCGAATTCGACTTGGAGGCCGAACGCCAAGCAAATCCGACCTCGCCGGCCGTGAAGCGATATGAAGTTGCCAAACCGATCAGCGTCTCCGTCGCGGAAAAGGCGAAGGGAAAACGCTGGAGCGATGGGCTGGTGAAGGATCTCGACAAGCGGGTTCGCAACCATCTGACCGATCAAGCGAATTCGGTGGCAGTGGTCGTCAATCGCGTTAAGACGGCGATTGACCTATTCCAACAACTTCGATCGGGAAAGCAGTCAGTCGACGCCGACGTTGAACTGATGATCGGGCGGATGCGACCGCACGACCGAGACCGAATTGCCGAACGTTTGCGTCTACGTTTGGAACCTTGCCTCGAGGGAGCGTCGGGGGAAAAGCCGATCGTTGTGATCGCCACGCAATGTTTGGAGGTCGGCGCAGATCTGGACTTCCAACGGATGATCAGCGAAGCGGCCAGCTTAGATGCGCTTCGTCAACGGTTCGGCCGCTTGAACCGATCGGCCCAACAGGCCAATTCACGCGGCGAAGTGGTGGTGCGTGCCGACCAACAAATTGATTCATCAAAATTGGATGACATTGCCGGATCGAAGTCGCAGGCCAACGACCCGGTCTACGGCGATAGCCTCTCGCGAACATTCGATTGGTTGCAAACCATTGCCAGCGACGACGAAATTGATTTCGGTAGCCGAGCGATGGATCGACACTTCGCCGATTGGATCGACCGCAACGCCGCCGACGGGCATGCCGAGCAGACCTCGCGGTTGCTGGCCGGCACTGCTGAACAAGCGATCTTGCTACCGGCCCATGTGAAGATGTTGGTGCAGACGACGGTTGATCCCGGCGTTCATCCCGATCCCGACGTCAGCCTGTTTCTACATGGCATGATTGACCGGCCGGCCGACGTGAACGTCTGCTGGCGAAGTGATCTGTTTCGGCTCGAATCCAGCCCGGCGGCAAAAGGTGAAAAAGACGAGGAACGCTTCAAAGCTGTCACGCTCGACGATCGCGATCTAGTTGCCGCGGTCACCCAGTGTCCGCCGACTTCACCGGAGTGCATGACGATGCCGATCAAGGCAGTGACAAGATGGATGCGCGGGCAGTCGGGCGTCGATGAGAATCTGGCAGATACCGCTTCGCTGATGGAACACGATGACGAAGTGGAATCATCGAGAGATTTGGTCGGTGTGATCTACCGAGGACCTGACGAATCGGTCGCGTGTCGTAACCCTCGTGACCTGCGACCCGGTGACACGCTGGTGCTGCCGACTACTGTCGGAGGATGGAATGACCTAGGTTTTTTGCCTACCGAAACATCGATCGACACATTAGATCCTGACGAATTATCACTGCAACAAGTGGAATGTCTGATCGGCGTCGATGTTGCCGACGAATCCTCACTGCTGGCACGTTGGAAGTTTCAGCTTCGTTTAATGCCCGCTTTGCGAGCGTTTGAAAAAAGCTTGCCGGATTGGCTTTCCAAGATCGATCGCGGTGACGAACGAAGCGTACCCGCAGATTGGCTTGGTGCGCTGATTGCGAAGCGAATCGACCTCTGCGATGCGAGCTTTCAACAATTACTCCGGAAAATCTCTTTCGGCGAAAACGATCCAGTGATGCTCGACGGACCGGGAACGTATCGGTTACGAATTCGCGACGGCAACACGGGCTTTCTGATTCAGGGACAAGAACGATTGACATCCGCGCAGGCTCATTCGATCGGGGCCGGCGATGGAGAACACCGAGAGATTGAATGGGTGGAAACCCCCGAATGCAACCGAGCCGTTTCGCTAGTCGATCACTCCACAGCTGTCAGCGAGCGAGCGTCCTCTATAGCCAACGCAGTTGGGCTGCCCGAAAAACTTCAGGCGACCATGGGCCGTTTTGGATGGCTACATGATCTGGGAAAGGGCGATGCGCGCTTCCAAACGATGCTCAGCGGTCTGCCCGGCCGAATCGGATGGTTGCGCGGAAAGCCGCTGGCTAAATCCGGTCGAATCGACGAGTCGGCAGCCGTACGTCGGCGGATACGAGAACAAGCGAACTTACCTCGTGGATTCCGCCACGAACGAACGAGTGTTTTGGTCGCTGAAGGGCTCGGGATTGAATCCGATCCGCTGGCTTTGTACTTGGTCGCCGCCCATCACGGGCACGCGCGTCCCTGGTATCCGCCCGTCGACGATCCGCTGCCGCCGGCAGTCACAAAGGACGCGATCGAAGGTTTGGAATTGGTTCCAACGGTTGACTCTTCCATCGAAGATTTTGCAGGCGATCTTCGTATCGCGGATCGCTTTTGGCAGACACAGGAATCATTCGGGTATTGGGGATCCGCTTGGCTGGAAACGATTGCACGCTTGGCAGATCAACAAGTCAGCCGGGAAGAAGCGATGAATGCCAATACTTCGACGGCCCCAGGGTCATCGCGTCCCACCAACGCGATCCAATCATCCAACGATCCCACGGCGTTGCATGAAATCCCGCTCGAGGGACTCGACGGCGGCAACACCCTGGCCTATTTGGCCGCGTTGGGTGCGTTGGTTTTGGTCAATCAAGCTTGCCGAAAATCGGGAATCGATCAGCCTCGGATGAGTTGGTCGGTCCGCGATGCGGCCTATCGACCAAGCTTATGGCTGCCAGCCCAACAAGCCACCGAAGATTGGATCATCGATGCTTTGGAGCAAGTTCTCGACGAAACCTTCACCGGACCGCGACGCTGGCTCGATAGTGGCTATCAAAAGGGTCAATCGGAATGGCCCAAAGGGTCTGGCAAAGTCAATCCGAATCCGGCTTGGATGCGACTGGTTGCCGAAGCTACCCGCCGACACTTCATTGCCTCACCGGACGTCGACTCCTTTGAATGTGATTGGGTATCCGCGATCGGCAGCGAGGCGTCTCAGCGACGAAGCAGCAAAGTACGCGAAATCGACTACTCGCATCTTTATTTGACCCGAGGTTCGGGGCACCAGCGGATGTTTGAGATCGCCAGGGCGATTCGCGAGCAAACCGAATCAAGTCACTTGCGCGAAGCTTTGTTCGAAACGTGGTCCTATACAGATCTTGGACGCGGATTGTCGTTGCGATTCGACGCTGCTGAAGATCGCCCGTACGCTATGCGGTGGCTCAATCCATCGAGTGACCCGATTCAAACGGTACGCGGTGCCAACGCGTTAGCTTTTGAAGCCTTGGTGTGTTTCCCGACGGCGGTCGTGCGACACGAATTGATGACGACCGGGTTTCATCGAATCCGTCGCAAGGGGACACACTGGTACTGGCCAATGTGGCGTTATCCGATCACCTTGGGTGTCGTGGGCAGTCTGTTGCAAATCGACCTTCGTCGTATTTCAACCGCATTGAACTCAACGTCCCACCACGACGCCACGGCATCGTTTGTCGATCGCTGCGGCATCGAAGCGATTTACCAAGCCGAACGGAAGGTCAACGACAAGTTCTTCAATTTTGCTCCTTCCGTTGCCTTGCGATAG
- the cas2 gene encoding CRISPR-associated endonuclease Cas2 encodes MRRIYLITYDVCEPKRLRQTFKCLKNWGDHLQYSVFECHLTPTDLIHCKAELAEIIHHGEDQVLVVDLGSVENRSDDLVQAIGKPYSDMAAPCIVV; translated from the coding sequence GTGCGACGTATCTACCTGATCACCTATGACGTCTGTGAGCCCAAGCGGCTTCGCCAGACCTTCAAATGCTTGAAGAACTGGGGCGACCATCTTCAGTACAGCGTCTTTGAGTGCCATCTGACGCCGACGGATTTGATCCACTGCAAAGCCGAACTCGCCGAGATCATCCATCACGGCGAAGACCAAGTCTTGGTCGTCGACCTGGGCAGCGTCGAAAATCGATCCGATGATTTGGTCCAAGCCATCGGCAAACCCTACAGCGACATGGCCGCCCCATGCATTGTTGTGTAA